From the genome of Tachysurus vachellii isolate PV-2020 chromosome 2, HZAU_Pvac_v1, whole genome shotgun sequence, one region includes:
- the heatr1 gene encoding HEAT repeat-containing protein 1 isoform X2 — protein sequence MTSLAHQLKRLALPQSDSSLLSRRQVASVLFNPKDAASVDRSTVYALGCTGLDELLGIEPAFAEFQEILFSQASISLERSVQSKEVNQKLDKDISQFLVRLSPYFLLKPALKCLEWLVYRFHIHLYNQDSLIACVLPYHETKVFVRVIQLLKLDDPTHRWHWLHVLQKPGVPLARGTLLTHCYKDLGFMDFICTLVTKSVEAYSQFGHGGKCGQLRVIFSFYSATIVPALEAVEKVSNSIIAKLLPCIQLGLRSELLDYKAATYMIVCQLAVKVVMQPELLDSLARQVSRSVISAPALTSEGLSCLIILLQNQKESVIGQKTFEYLCQVPSLVPSLQCIAASYDISSLLHYFLPKLTNVVIMQNDELDNEHSASKCRLLESVIENLPFTTSLANTVTRLLLEGYLSCGTKLPSDRLSSLNQKIQPVVRHIERKYPGALDTVLVSCTGEMCSAQQKNLLHQFLSLSMCGGKHQVLANSDTSLMLSLKHPVSAVRIVAMEHVKEILTSGQGGFDEAFLKDALLERLKDDVPDVVLSTLSALQLYLDRMISEETTSCLISVLHRIQPSDTEAWYSVLKEAIQVLDDLPVWETNPDLRAQICLELLPFMLITNSVPESAELKLAQCVAETHLLSQHPLTQGWANVLRGLLEKTPPADIIRVANQMLISTLTKNLARMELSTKRNAIEGVCALLAKQGAGVREKAAFVVLICALLQTLESLNESTHLHTAQILLRLLEPSLRKLYALKTDKLFEGQDKPSLPMYEMLAGFILKLHTGQNTETEYSLLLLSLLQHFINSLKCPESTFKGELWWNPEKLDMNTCCYLQLLCSLFDMVVSGASQGPLLSSFRAILQPLLQVHLSEPEHLFKFLSLLWGYCSNLSDQLEFHVTAVLQTQALCVGKVLLTALPVKKLNILASHSSSVVPSLLGCLSCEVREVRRAAVAVLQPLAHVTSTPYHPLLEKLILSAEELIADPSYLTQALCRLYEEAVSVTGKGRNKLLLAVEQLLQCVRSPDCPAYMAKVLLRALQDVSGELVLAILLPAIERLLEQCASDNPVFLPDEALFLQLLLGKYNEASAPLLAQDARSLELFITALGTSFNPYSHMASFQIIAMEQITKSFFVALGDENIQQRILGVMFDLLVDNKNLTCSQTINSVFKALAVDAELVANELTPMDKPKMSGSVQQTRRSKVQPKKEQDTVSEGEMVSWLRVTFILELLQHKKKLKRPQMLVPALFSLLSRCLEVTTEQGNTEYTKQLLLSVLHNVCQKLSPQGGPISKEILDEDKFNVELVVQCVRTSNTPQTHHHALLLLGTVAGIFPEKVLHNIMPIFTFMGANIMRLDDVYSFQIINRTVQMVIPALICAHEGSTHQEGQMQGVVTRIMHVFVDALPHVPEHRRIPILRQLMATLGPANFLWVLMLLLFKQHATNTAVSSTGAEKEAALEQDQEFWVLLCCEFEVHEQLTSLIKILQFLLALPKEKEDVPERRRTRGTVCQKTEESTLDLVFNVEAYSGKELRHFKFLSVSFMGQLLASSNFIGKVADCEDVTKNSLRVLQQNLLEENLRYIHTVALCVEDNSDKPTAKFWRALLTKSYDVLDKVNALLPTDTFIMVVRGLMSNQLPSVRRKAMELLNNRLEQRTRWEEQQVTVLLELIDDLLSISARGCVQVEGQEEEEQAINRQTALYSLKLLCRIFGSRHQKAFLPVLSKTVELVTNPREEKNVMSSALLCVAEVTSTLKALAITQIHRLMPAVLQTLKERKDLFSTEVYLLSAITALQRTAETLPHFISPYLEDTILQVARLTQVAERLTTCPQLAVRLSSLSSTLATKVPPRVLMPTLARCYNSMVDSQQSHLRPLLNILKEHISHMEKDQLNSQQSELTSFFLSALNFRTKHCQGDLEKTAEIEGCIIDCLLAMVMKLSEVTFRPLFFKLSDWSKTEDAPKDRMLTFCRLADCIADRLKGLFVLFAGQLVKPYSDLLRQLNTAQTDEAFFDSADDVALQKSSLLLQYILDCLHKIFLHDTQRFLSKERADALLVPLVDQLENMLGGEQVYQNRVTKHLVPCVAQFSVAIGDDSQWNVLNYQILLKTRHSCSKVRFSALLMLVELASKLKENYMVLLPESIPFLAELMEDECEEVEHQVQKTIQEMELILGESLQSYF from the exons ATGACGTCATTAGCTCACCAGTTGAAGCGGCTCGCTTTGCCTCAGAGTGACTCGAGTCTGCTGAGCCGCCGTCAGGTCGCCTCGGTCCTGTTTAACCCTAAAGATGCTGCCAGTGTGGATCGGAGTACAGTCTATGCCCTTG GTTGCACAGGGCTTGATGAGCTGCTTGGAATTGAGCCAGCATTTGCAGAGTTTCAGGAAATCCTCTTTAGCCAGGCTTCTATAAGCCTTGAGCGTAGTGTGCAGTCCAAGGAGGTAAACCAGAAACTAGACAAGGACATCTCACAGTTCCTCGTTCGTCTGTCCCCATACTTCCTGCTCAAGCCTGCGCTGAAGTGCCTGGAATGGCTTGTATACAG GTTCCACATCCACTTGTATAATCAGGACAGTCTGATTGCTTGTGTGTTGCCATACCATGAAACCAAAGTGTTTGTTCGAGTCATTCAGCTTCTTAAGCTAGATGACCCTACACACCGGTGGCATTGGCTGCATGTACTTcag AAACCTGGAGTTCCTTTGGCAAGAGGAACACTCCTGACTCACTGTTATAAAGATCTGGGGTTTATGGATTTCATCTGCACCTTGGTGACAAAATCAGTTGAG GCTTATTCACAGTTTGGTCACGGCGGAAAATGTGGGCAGCTGCGAgtgattttttctttctattcgGCAACCATTGTTCCCGCTCTGGAGGCAGTGGAGAAAGTGTCCAATTCTATCATAGCCAAGTTGCTTCCATGTATACAACTG GGCCTGAGATCAGAGCTGTTGGACTACAAAGCTGCCACATACATGATTGTGTGTCAGCTTGCAGTGAAGGTAGTGATGCAACCTGAGCTGCTGGACTCGCTGGCACGACAGGTGAGCAGGTCAGTTATTAGTGCTCCAGCACTGACTTCTGAGGGCTTGTCGTgcctcatcatcctcctccaAAACCAGAAAGAAAGTGTCATTGGACAAAA GACGTTTGAGTACCTCTGTCAGGTTCCCTCTCTAGTGCCCAGCCTGCAGTGTATCGCAGCCTCCTACGATATCAGTTCCTTGCTGCACTACTTTCTGCCGAAGCTCACTAACGTGGTCATCATGCAAAACG ATGAGCTGGACAACGAGCACAGTGCTTCAAAATGCAGGCTACTCGAGTCAGTCATTGAGAACCTTCCATTTACCACCAGCTTGGCGAACACAGTGACACG CCTACTCCTTGAGGGATACTTGTCTTGTGGTACAAAGCTTCCTTCAGACAGACTCTCCTCCCTTAATCAGAAGATCCAACCAGTTGTCAGGCACATTGAGCGCAA GTATCCCGGTGCTCTGGATACTGTATTGGTGAGTTGTACGGGTGAGATGTGCTCAGCTCAGCAGAAGAACCTCCTGCATCAGTTTCTGTCTCTTTCCATGTGCGGTGGAAAGCACCAG GTTCTGGCGAACTCCGACACCTCTCTGATGCTCAGTCTGAAACACCCCGTGTCTGCTGTGAGGATCGTGGCTATGGAACATGTGAAAGAGATTCTAACCTCTGGGCAG GGAGGCTTTGATGAGGCATTCCTAAAGGATGCATTGCTTGAGAGGTTGAAGGATGATGTGCCCGATGTTGTGCTGTCAACACTCTCAGCACTACAG CTCTATCTCGACCGCATGATTTCAGAGGAGACAACTTCTTGTTTGATTTCTGTTCTTCACCGGATCCAGCCATCAGACACTGAGGCTTG GTATTCAGTGTTGAAGGAAGCGATTCAAGTTCTTGATGACCTCCCAGTTTGGGAGACCAACCCTGATCTGAGAGCCCAAATCTGCTTGGAGCTGCTACCTTTCATGCTGATAACAAATTCGGTACCCGAGTCAGCAGAGCTGAAGCTGGCGCAGTGTGTAGCTGAGACGCATCTACTGTCCCAGCATCCTCTTACCCAGGGCTGGGCCAACG TGTTGCGGGGGTTGCTGGAGAAAACTCCTCCAGCAGATATTATCAGAGTGGCCAACCAGATGCTCATCAGCACTCTGACGAAAAACCTGGCCCGCATGGAGCTGTCCACTAAGCGTAATGCT ATTGAGGGGGTATGTGCATTGCTGGCCAAGCAAGGTgctggagtgagagagaaggcaGCATTCGTGGTGTTGATTTGTGCTCTTCTGCAGACTCTGGAGTCTCTGAATGAGAGCACACACCTCCATACAGCTCAGATACTCCTGAGACTTCTTGAGCCCTCCCTGAGAAAACTCTACGCACTAAAGACAGATAAG CTATTTGAAGGCCAAGACAAACCGTCTCTTCCCATGTACGAGATGCTTGCGGGATTCATACTGAAACTGCACACTGGACAAAATACAGAAACGGAATATAGCTTGCTGCTTCTTTCTCTACTCCAGCACTTCATTAACAGCCTCAAATGTCCTGAGTCTACATTTAAAG GGGAGCTCTGGTGGAACCCTGAGAAGCTAGATATGAATACCTGCTGCTACCTGCAGTTGCTTTGCAGCCTGTTTGATATGGTTGTGTCTGGGGCTAGTCAGGGACCCCTGCTCTCCAGTTTTAGAGCCATCTTGCAACCCTTATTACAG GTTCACCTGAGTGAGCCAGAGCATCTCTTTAAGTTTCTGTCTCTGCTGTGGGGTTACTGCAGTAACTTAAGTGACCAGTTAGAGTTTCATGTGACAGCAGTGCTGCAGACTCAGGCGCTGTGCGTGGGTAAAGTGCTACTTACTGCCCTCCCGGTGAAAAAGCTTAACATTTTGGCATCACACTCCTCATCAG TGGTGCCGTCTCTCTTGGGATGTCTGAGTTGTGAGGTGAGAGAGGTGAGAAGGGCAGCAGTAGCAGTCTTGCAACCTCTTGCACATGTCACCTCCACTCCATACCACCCTCTATTGGAGAAGCTGATTCTATCAGCTGAGGAGCTCATTGCTGATCCCTCCTACCTCACTCAG GCACTGTGTAGGCTGTACGAGGAAGCGGTTTCTGTCACAGGGAAGGGCAGAAACAAGCTGCTCTTGGCTGTAGAGCAGCTTCTGCAGTGTGTGAGGTCTCCTGACTGCCCTGCCTACATGGCCAAAGTATTGCTGCGAGCCTTGCAAGATGTCAGTGGAGAG TTGGTTTTGGCCATCCTCCTTCCAGCCATAGAGCGTTTGCTGGAGCAGTGTGCTTCAGACAATCCCGTCTTTCTGCCAGATGAGGCTCTGTTCCTACAGTTGCTGCTTGGCAAATACAATGAGGCATCTGCCCCACTGCTTGCTCAAGATGCTAGGAGCCTGGAGCTCTTTATTACTGCCTTGGGCACCTCTTTTAACCCCTACTCACACATGGCCAGTTTCCAGATCATTGCCATGGAGCAG ATCACCAAGTCCTTCTTTGTGGCCCTGGGAGATGAGAACATTCAGCAGAGGATACTGGGAGTGATGTTTGACCTGCTGGTAGACAATAAAAACCTGACTTGCTCCCAGACCATCAACAGTGTCTTCAAAGCG CTTGCTGTGGATGCAGAGTTGGTAGCTAATGAATTGACCCCTATGGACAAACCAAAAATGTCAGGAAGTGTGCAGCAAACTCGACGGAGCAAAGTGCAGCCCAA GAAAGAACAGGATACTGTATCAGAGGGTGAAATGGTGTCCTGGCTGAGGGTCACCTTTATTTTGGAGCTCTTGCAGCACAAAAAGAAGCTAAAGAGGCCTCAGATGTTGGTGCCAGCTCTTTTCAGCCTTCTGTCCAG ATGTTTGGAGGTGACAACAGAGCAAGGTAACACGGAGTACACCAAACAGCTTCTCCTCAGTGTTCTCCACAATGTCTGCCAGAAGCTATCCCCACAGGGCGGCCCCATCAGTAAGG aaattttGGATGAAGATAAATTTAATGTAGAGCTAGTCGTTCAATGTGTGAGGACCTctaacacaccacaaacacaccaccatGCCCTCCTGCTGCTCGGTACCGTAGCTGGAATCTTCCCC GAGAAAGTTCTGCACAACATCATGCCAATCTTTACCTTTATGGGAGCCAACATTATGCGACTCGATGACGTATACAGCTTCCAGATCATTAACAGGACTGTGCAGATGGTCATCCCTGCTCTCATTTGT gcTCATGAGGGAAGTACTCATCAAGAGGGACAAATGCAGGGTGTGGTGACACGCATCATGCACGTTTTTGTTGATGCTCTTCCACACGTCCCAGAACACAGGCGTATACCCATCCTCAGGCAGCTGATGGCCACACTGGGGCCTGCCAATTTCCTCTGGGTCTTGATGCTGCTCTTGTTCAAACAGCATGCCACCAACACTGCAGTCAGCAGCACAGGAGCCGAGAAG GAAGCAGCACTGGAGCAGGATCAAGAGTTCTGGGTCTTGCTATGTTGCGAGTTTGAAGTCCATGAGCAGCTCACCTCTCTTATTAAAATTCTACAGTTCCTCTTGGCTCTTCCAAAGGAAAAAGAGGATG TCCCAGAGAGGAGACGGACAAGAGGAACAGTATGTCAGAAGACCGAGGAAAGCACTTTAGATCTGGTTTTTAATGTCGAGGCCTATAGTGGAAAAGAGCTTCGGCATTTTAAGTTCCTCTCTGTGTCCTTCATGGGCCAGCTTCTAGCCTCCAGCAACTTTATAGGAAAG gTGGCTGATTGTGAGGATGTAACTAAAAACTCTCTTCGGGTGCTTCAGCAAAA CTTGTTGGAGGAGAACCTGCGCTACATCCACACCGTAGCTCTGTGTGTCGAGGACAACTCTGACAAACCCACGGCCAAGTTTTGGAGAGCACTGCTTACCAAGTCATATGATGTGCTGGATAAG GTGAACGCTCTCCTCCCTACTGACACTTTCATCATGGTGGTGCGGGGCCTGATGAGTAATCAGCTGCCCTCAGTAAGGAGGAAGGCAATGGAGCTGCTGAACAACCGATTGGAGCAGAGGACACGATGGGAGGAGCAGCAG GTGACCGTGCTGCTGGAACTCATTGATGACCTCTTGAGCATTTCGGCTCGAGGTTGTGTCCAGGTTGAAGGACAAGAGGAAGAAGAGCAAGCCATTAACAGGCAGACAGCCCTTTACAGCCTGAAGTTGCTGTGCCGCATTTTTGGTAGCCGCCACCAGAAGGCGTTCTTACCTGTACTGAGCAAAACGGTGGAGTTGGTGACTAACCCCAGGGAAGAGAAAAATGTCATGAGCAGCGCTTTGCTCTGTGTGGCTGAAGTCACGAGCACACTGAAGGCCCTCGCCATCACCCAAATACACAG GTTAATGCCAGCAGTTCTACAGACCCTGAAGGAGCGGAAGGATCTTTTTTCCACAGAGGTGTATCTGTTGAGTGCAATTACAGCCCTACAAAGAACAGCAGAAACTCTCCCTCATTTCATCAGCCCTTACCTTGAGGACACCATATTGCAG GTTGCACGGCTAACACAGGTTGCTGAACGTCTCACCACCTGCCCTCAGCTGGCTGTTAGACTCTCCTCCCTGAGTTCCACACTCGCAACAAAGGTGCCACCCAGGGTTCTAATGCCCACCTTGGCAAGGTGCTACAACAGCATGGTGGACTCTCAGCAG AGCCATCTTCGTCCTCTGTTGAACATCCTGAAAGAGCATATTAGTCATATGGAAAAGGATCAACTCAATTCCCAACAATCGGAGCTCACGTCCTTCTTCCTGTCAGCTCTGAACTTCCGGACCAAACATTGTCAG GGAGATCTGGAAAAGACGGCTGAGATCGAGGGTTGTATCATAGACTGTCTTCTTGCAATGGTAATGAAGCTGTCAGAGGTCACATTTAGACCACTGTTTTTCAAG CTTTCTGATTGGAGTAAGACAGAAGATGCACCTAAAGACCGGATGCTGACCTTCTGCCGGCTGGCTGATTGCATCGCAGACAGACTGAAGGGCTTGTTTGTTCTCTTCGCCGGGCAGCTGGTGAAACCATACTCGGACCTTCTCCGCCAACTCAATACTGCCCAAACCG ATGAGGCTTTCTTTGACTCGGCGGATGATGTTGCCCTGCAGAAGAGCAGTCTGCTGCTGCAATACATATTGGACTGCCTCCATAAGATCTTTCTGCATGATACCCAGCGATTCCTCAGTAAAGAACGAGCGGATGCACTCCTTGTCCCCCTGGTGGATCAG TTGGAAAACATGTTGGGCGGAGAGCAGGTCTACCAGAACAGAGTCACCAAGCACTTGGTTCCGTGTGTAGCGCAGTTCTCTGTTGCCATCGGTGATGACTCGCAGTGGAATGTTCTCAACTACCAGATCTTGCTGAAGACACGCCATAGCTGTTCCAAG GTGCGCTTCTCTGCTCTACTGATGTTAGTTGAGCTGGCAAGCAAACTAAAGGAGAACTACATGGTGCTTCTGCCAGAGAGCATCCCATTTCTGGCTGAACTTATGGAAG ATGAATGCGAGGAGGTGGAACACCAGGTACAGAAGACAATTCAGGAGATGGAGTTGATTCTGGGAGAATCCTTACAGAGCTACTTCTAA